The following proteins are co-located in the Brachybacterium sacelli genome:
- a CDS encoding NUDIX hydrolase, which yields MPTPEFVLALRERIGHDLLWMPGVTAVVLDSARTRMLAVRRADDHTWAPVTGIIDPGEEPATAAVREVAEEAGVDCVPLRLLDVRTLPPISYPGGDRAQYLDLCFLCEHTGGEPFPADEENTAARWFPVDRPPPLNGRFREQLALALADDAATQFRT from the coding sequence ATGCCCACTCCGGAGTTCGTGCTCGCCCTGCGTGAGCGGATCGGGCACGACCTGCTGTGGATGCCGGGGGTGACCGCGGTCGTGCTCGACTCCGCGCGCACCCGCATGCTCGCGGTGCGCCGCGCCGACGACCACACGTGGGCCCCCGTGACCGGCATCATCGACCCGGGCGAGGAGCCGGCGACGGCTGCGGTCCGTGAGGTCGCCGAGGAGGCCGGGGTGGACTGCGTACCGCTGCGACTGCTCGACGTGCGCACGCTCCCGCCGATTTCGTATCCGGGCGGCGATCGCGCCCAGTACCTCGATCTGTGCTTCCTGTGCGAGCACACCGGTGGGGAGCCCTTCCCGGCCGACGAGGAGAACACCGCGGCACGCTGGTTCCCGGTCGATCGGCCACCGCCTCTGAACGGGCGCTTCCGTGAGCAGCTCGCGCTGGCCCTCGCCGACGACGCCGCGACGCAGTTCCGCACATGA
- a CDS encoding carbohydrate ABC transporter permease, whose amino-acid sequence MSTDAPTAPRPGTAPARRRHSPLGDRLTPRRASPMIPAAVLLVGFMLGPILYSVYLAFTDRAIRGEGASDTSFVGFDNFLDAFTDGDFWNSVLLTLIFTIVSAVIGQNVMGMLLALLMERAHRVISFTVTSIVIAAWILPEVVAGYLLYTFFADEGSLNTILTSIGLPAQDMLFSAPILAVSFANIWRGTAFSMLVYSAALSSVPGDVYESAALDGAGPVRRFVSVTLPLMRPAIATNLMLTTLQTLSVFGLIFIMTGGGPARQSQTLPLYMYEQAFSYGQLGYGTAVALLLLLIGAAASLVYLRLLPEEEKR is encoded by the coding sequence ATGAGTACCGACGCCCCCACGGCGCCGCGGCCCGGGACCGCTCCCGCGCGCCGCCGCCACAGTCCGCTCGGGGACCGCCTGACCCCCCGCCGCGCCTCCCCGATGATCCCGGCGGCCGTGTTGCTCGTCGGCTTCATGCTGGGCCCGATCCTCTATTCGGTCTACCTGGCGTTCACCGACCGCGCGATCCGCGGCGAGGGCGCCTCCGACACCAGCTTCGTCGGGTTCGACAACTTCCTCGACGCCTTCACCGACGGGGACTTCTGGAACTCGGTGCTGCTGACGCTGATCTTCACGATCGTCTCCGCCGTGATCGGCCAGAACGTGATGGGCATGCTGCTGGCCCTGCTCATGGAGCGGGCCCATCGGGTGATCTCCTTCACGGTCACCTCGATCGTCATCGCAGCCTGGATCCTCCCGGAGGTCGTGGCCGGCTACCTGCTGTACACGTTCTTCGCCGACGAGGGCAGCCTGAACACGATCCTCACCTCGATCGGGCTGCCGGCCCAGGACATGCTCTTCAGCGCACCGATCCTCGCCGTGTCCTTCGCGAACATCTGGCGCGGCACGGCCTTCTCGATGCTGGTCTACTCCGCGGCCCTGAGCTCCGTGCCCGGCGACGTCTACGAGTCCGCCGCCCTCGACGGCGCCGGACCCGTGCGGCGCTTCGTCTCCGTGACGCTGCCGCTGATGCGCCCGGCGATCGCGACCAACCTGATGCTGACCACGCTGCAGACCCTCTCGGTCTTCGGGCTGATCTTCATCATGACCGGCGGCGGTCCGGCCCGGCAGAGCCAGACCCTCCCGCTGTACATGTACGAGCAGGCCTTCAGCTACGGCCAGCTCGGCTACGGCACCGCCGTGGCCCTGCTGCTGCTCCTGATCGGGGCCGCCGCGTCCCTGGTGTACCTGCGTCTGCTGCCCGAGGAGGAGAAGCGATGA
- a CDS encoding TM2 domain-containing protein, with protein MSTSNGNASWDPQEGQQDGQQNPYGQASSGEQQYGQQNPYGAPPQGEQVPVSQDPFAQASSGEQQYGQQNPYGAPPQGDQVPVSQDPYAQSAASDPSGQATPGWSPAGGSAPSAGDPYGQGAGGGYGPGGPPQGPGGQGPGGQVPAGAPQGGPGGQGQSRLLVGLMGIFFGGFGVHRFLMGYTTIGLVQVLVSVLSCFTLYPFIQIWGLVEGIMVLAKSPNFERDAHGRPLTD; from the coding sequence ATGAGCACCTCGAACGGCAACGCCTCCTGGGATCCCCAGGAGGGCCAGCAGGACGGGCAGCAGAATCCCTACGGCCAGGCGTCGAGCGGTGAGCAGCAGTACGGCCAGCAGAATCCGTACGGTGCGCCGCCGCAGGGCGAACAGGTGCCGGTGTCCCAGGATCCGTTCGCTCAGGCGTCGAGCGGTGAGCAGCAGTACGGCCAGCAGAATCCGTACGGCGCGCCGCCGCAGGGCGATCAGGTGCCGGTGTCCCAGGATCCGTACGCTCAGTCGGCGGCCTCGGACCCCTCCGGCCAAGCCACGCCGGGCTGGTCCCCAGCGGGCGGCTCCGCCCCATCGGCGGGGGATCCCTACGGCCAGGGCGCCGGCGGTGGCTACGGCCCGGGCGGCCCACCGCAGGGTCCCGGTGGACAGGGACCCGGCGGTCAGGTCCCTGCCGGCGCCCCGCAGGGTGGCCCGGGTGGGCAGGGTCAGAGCCGGCTCCTGGTCGGGCTGATGGGGATCTTCTTCGGCGGCTTCGGCGTGCACCGTTTCCTCATGGGGTACACCACCATCGGGCTGGTCCAGGTGCTGGTGAGCGTGCTCAGCTGCTTCACCCTGTACCCGTTCATCCAGATCTGGGGTCTCGTCGAGGGCATCATGGTCCTCGCCAAGTCCCCGAACTTCGAGCGCGACGCGCACGGTCGTCCGCTGACCGACTGA
- a CDS encoding site-specific tyrosine recombinase XerD, producing MNPSDGPRPTGEPSLRPGDRRILEQYLSHLRIERGLAANTLAAYRRDLERYLRHLARQDVDPAAVDPQRLTDWLQSLRTGADGGTALSASSAARSLAAVRGLHAFLDDERVSTTGDPTRLVPAPSLPGRLPHPLALEQVEALLEAAGRAGTGRDSAERALRDRALLEILYGIGARISEATGLDVDDLDRAQRAAILRGKGDKQRVVPVGRYALEALDAYLTRGRPTLARRGTGTPAVFLGSRGTRLTRQAAWQVVQRAAEEADLADLPEPISPHTLRHSYATHLLHGGADVRSVQELLGHASVTTTQLYTQVTVDSLRETHAGAHPRARRGA from the coding sequence GTGAACCCCAGCGACGGCCCGCGCCCCACCGGGGAGCCGTCGCTGCGCCCCGGGGACCGGCGGATCCTCGAGCAGTACCTCAGCCATCTGCGCATCGAGCGCGGCCTGGCCGCCAACACGCTCGCCGCCTATCGGCGCGACCTCGAACGCTACCTGCGCCACCTCGCCCGCCAGGACGTCGACCCCGCCGCCGTCGACCCGCAGCGGCTGACGGACTGGCTGCAGTCCCTGCGCACCGGGGCCGACGGGGGTACCGCACTGTCAGCCTCCTCGGCCGCCCGGTCGCTGGCCGCCGTACGCGGCCTGCACGCCTTCCTCGACGACGAGCGGGTCTCGACCACCGGGGACCCCACCCGCCTCGTCCCCGCCCCGTCCCTGCCCGGGCGGCTGCCGCACCCGCTGGCGCTCGAGCAGGTCGAGGCCCTGCTGGAGGCCGCCGGGCGTGCCGGGACCGGGCGTGACTCCGCCGAGCGCGCGCTGCGGGACCGGGCGCTGCTCGAGATCCTTTACGGCATCGGGGCTCGCATCTCCGAGGCGACGGGCCTCGATGTCGACGACCTCGACCGCGCGCAGCGGGCCGCGATCCTCCGCGGCAAGGGCGACAAGCAGCGGGTGGTGCCGGTGGGTCGGTATGCGCTCGAGGCGCTGGACGCCTACCTCACCCGTGGGCGCCCGACGCTCGCGCGACGAGGGACGGGCACCCCGGCCGTGTTCCTGGGCTCGCGGGGGACCCGGCTGACCCGTCAGGCCGCCTGGCAGGTCGTGCAGCGCGCTGCCGAGGAGGCCGATCTCGCTGATCTTCCCGAGCCGATCAGCCCTCACACCTTGCGTCACTCCTACGCCACGCACCTGCTGCACGGGGGAGCGGACGTGCGCAGCGTGCAGGAGCTGCTGGGGCATGCCTCGGTCACGACGACGCAGCTGTACACGCAGGTCACCGTCGACTCGCTCCGCGAGACCCACGCCGGTGCCCACCCCCGGGCCCGACGGGGGGCTTAG
- a CDS encoding pseudouridine synthase yields the protein MATAKGSGGRQRRRSAFTPPRTVRLRDDQGAPVTAPSGEDGTGDDLHREDGERLQKVLARAGFGSRRACETLISSGRVKVDGTSVHEQGVRIDPATQVVHVDGRRLQLDTAKLTVVLNKPRHVVSAMSDPEGRRDLTEFSARYSQRLYHVGRLDVETEGLLLLTNDGELAHRLTHPSFAVEKTYVCRFDAPGGPPRGLVRTLRDGVELGDGPARADSARVLAQDGREAVVEVTLHEGRNRIVRRMFSSQGFELTALVRTRIGPVLLGDLAAGETRELTGRELGTLMAEVGL from the coding sequence ATGGCGACGGCGAAGGGCTCCGGCGGCCGACAGCGTCGCCGCAGCGCCTTCACCCCGCCGCGGACCGTGCGCCTGCGCGATGACCAGGGGGCACCCGTGACCGCTCCCTCCGGTGAGGACGGTACGGGGGACGACCTGCACCGCGAGGACGGGGAACGGCTGCAGAAGGTCCTGGCCAGGGCCGGTTTCGGCTCCCGCCGGGCCTGCGAGACGCTGATCTCGAGCGGCCGGGTGAAGGTCGACGGGACGAGCGTCCACGAGCAGGGCGTGCGGATCGACCCCGCGACCCAGGTGGTGCACGTCGACGGGCGCCGTCTCCAGCTCGACACCGCCAAGCTCACCGTGGTGCTGAACAAGCCGAGGCACGTGGTCTCCGCGATGAGCGACCCCGAGGGACGCCGCGACCTCACCGAGTTCTCCGCCCGCTACTCCCAGCGCCTCTACCACGTGGGCCGTCTCGATGTCGAGACCGAGGGGCTGCTGCTGCTGACCAACGACGGCGAGCTCGCCCACCGGCTCACCCACCCCAGCTTCGCGGTCGAGAAGACCTACGTCTGCCGCTTCGACGCACCCGGGGGACCGCCCCGCGGTCTGGTGCGGACGCTGCGCGACGGCGTCGAGCTGGGCGACGGCCCGGCCCGCGCCGACTCCGCGCGCGTGCTCGCCCAGGACGGCCGGGAGGCCGTCGTCGAGGTCACGCTCCACGAGGGCCGCAATCGCATCGTGCGCCGCATGTTCTCCTCCCAGGGCTTCGAGCTGACCGCCCTGGTGCGGACCCGGATCGGTCCGGTGCTCCTGGGTGACCTCGCCGCGGGCGAGACGCGCGAGCTCACCGGTCGCGAGCTCGGCACCCTGATGGCCGAGGTCGGGCTGTGA
- a CDS encoding ParA family protein: MSSTSNQQLDIDLGPTGRPMPELPEPAPLDGHGPARVISMVNQKGGVGKTTSVINLGAALAELGRKVLLVDLDPQGALSAGMGVNPYELDVTVYNLLMERGHDVREVIRSTGTDDLDVLPANIDLSAAEVTLVNEVAREMALARVLRPVADDYDVIIIDCQPSLGLLTVNALAASHGVMIPLEAEYFALRGVALLVETIEKVQDRINPRLEMDGIVITMFDPRTLHAREVCQRVVEAFPDKVFHTTINRTVKFPDASVAAEPIISYAGSTKGADAYRQLARELISRGAAA; the protein is encoded by the coding sequence GTGAGCTCGACCTCCAACCAGCAGCTGGACATCGACCTCGGTCCCACCGGCCGTCCGATGCCGGAGCTGCCGGAGCCAGCCCCGCTCGACGGCCACGGACCGGCCCGGGTCATCTCGATGGTCAATCAGAAGGGTGGGGTGGGCAAGACCACCAGCGTCATCAATCTCGGCGCCGCGCTCGCGGAGCTGGGACGCAAGGTGCTGCTCGTGGACCTCGACCCGCAGGGTGCGCTGAGCGCCGGGATGGGTGTGAACCCCTATGAGCTCGACGTCACCGTCTACAACCTGCTGATGGAGCGCGGGCACGACGTGCGCGAGGTGATCCGCTCCACCGGCACCGACGACCTCGACGTGCTGCCGGCGAACATCGACCTCTCCGCCGCGGAGGTCACCCTCGTCAACGAGGTCGCCCGCGAGATGGCCCTGGCGAGGGTGCTGCGTCCCGTGGCGGACGACTACGACGTCATCATCATCGACTGCCAGCCCTCCCTGGGTCTCCTCACCGTCAACGCCCTGGCCGCGAGCCACGGCGTGATGATCCCCCTGGAGGCCGAGTACTTCGCGCTGCGCGGCGTGGCCCTGCTGGTCGAGACCATCGAGAAGGTCCAGGACCGGATCAACCCGCGCCTGGAGATGGACGGCATCGTCATCACCATGTTCGACCCTCGCACCCTGCACGCCCGCGAGGTGTGCCAGCGCGTCGTGGAGGCCTTCCCCGACAAGGTCTTCCACACCACCATCAACCGCACCGTGAAGTTCCCCGACGCCTCCGTGGCCGCGGAGCCGATCATCTCCTACGCCGGCTCGACCAAGGGCGCCGATGCCTACCGGCAGCTGGCCCGGGAGCTGATCTCCCGCGGCGCGGCCGCCTGA
- a CDS encoding extracellular solute-binding protein, giving the protein MPSGPFPRSSPDRRTFLRLSAGVATVLPLAALAGCGGGGRDPHTIRIAFQQFGSGTIKQKWIETAAQEFSEENPELTVELVPIVASENDYFTKNELLMNSPGTSPDLVYEDSFILLSDVGAGYLQPITDLVEHLENWDQVAAPSKKAVTADDGEIYGVPITTDTRALWYQRDVFAEAGLPEEWAPGSWEDILEAARAIRDSDSEAIPFFMFAGTPQGEKASMQGLEMLLYGTGEGKGLYDDETKKWILGSPGFEDSLTFLQTIFEEDLTASLGQHLDPNISETIYTSLLPDAKLGILIDGSWISQNWTESAARPWPEWPDAVGLADMPTQDGGGNGTITLAGGWGLSIPQYVTDRDVAFRFLQKLVSTETLVDYAIADNHITVRADVAAKEEYLSYSPAVKYFTDLLETAYYRPALPVYPEVSASIQEAMEAVMTGSSPQAAAAAYDAAVTDIVGPENVQEATA; this is encoded by the coding sequence GTGCCCTCAGGACCGTTCCCCCGGTCATCCCCCGACCGCCGTACCTTCCTGCGGCTGAGCGCCGGGGTCGCCACCGTGCTCCCGCTCGCGGCCCTGGCCGGATGCGGCGGCGGCGGCCGGGACCCGCACACGATCCGCATCGCCTTCCAGCAGTTCGGCTCCGGCACGATCAAGCAGAAGTGGATCGAGACTGCTGCCCAGGAGTTCTCCGAGGAGAACCCGGAGCTGACAGTGGAGCTGGTCCCGATCGTCGCCTCGGAGAACGACTACTTCACCAAGAACGAGCTGCTCATGAACTCCCCGGGCACGAGCCCCGATCTCGTCTACGAGGACTCCTTCATCCTGCTCTCCGACGTCGGTGCGGGATACCTGCAGCCGATCACCGACCTGGTGGAGCACCTGGAGAACTGGGACCAGGTCGCCGCCCCCTCGAAGAAGGCGGTCACCGCGGACGACGGGGAGATCTACGGCGTCCCGATCACGACCGACACCCGGGCCCTGTGGTACCAGCGGGACGTCTTCGCCGAGGCGGGATTGCCCGAGGAATGGGCCCCCGGCAGCTGGGAGGACATCCTCGAGGCGGCGCGCGCGATCCGCGACTCCGACAGCGAGGCGATCCCGTTCTTCATGTTCGCCGGCACGCCGCAGGGGGAGAAGGCGTCCATGCAGGGGCTCGAGATGCTTCTGTACGGCACGGGCGAGGGCAAGGGCCTGTACGACGACGAGACGAAGAAGTGGATCCTGGGCAGTCCGGGCTTCGAGGACTCCCTGACCTTCCTGCAGACGATCTTCGAGGAGGACCTCACGGCCTCGCTCGGTCAGCATCTCGACCCCAACATCTCCGAGACGATCTACACCTCGCTGCTGCCCGATGCGAAGCTCGGGATCCTGATCGACGGCTCCTGGATCTCCCAGAACTGGACCGAGAGCGCCGCCCGGCCCTGGCCCGAGTGGCCCGACGCCGTGGGCCTCGCGGACATGCCCACCCAGGACGGCGGAGGGAACGGCACCATCACCCTCGCCGGCGGCTGGGGACTGTCGATCCCGCAGTACGTGACCGACCGTGACGTCGCCTTCCGCTTCCTCCAGAAGCTGGTCTCCACCGAGACCCTCGTCGACTACGCGATCGCGGACAACCACATCACCGTGCGGGCCGACGTCGCCGCGAAGGAGGAGTACCTCTCCTACTCACCGGCCGTGAAGTACTTCACGGACCTGCTGGAGACCGCCTACTACCGTCCGGCGCTGCCGGTGTACCCGGAGGTCTCCGCCTCGATCCAGGAGGCGATGGAGGCGGTCATGACCGGTTCCTCACCTCAGGCGGCGGCCGCCGCGTACGACGCAGCCGTCACCGACATCGTCGGCCCCGAGAACGTCCAGGAGGCCACCGCATGA
- a CDS encoding carbohydrate ABC transporter permease gives MSATTETSPQGAANPAAHRTAPAPVGSRSGGRERSSRIASTVVMLVIGLAFLVPLLWVVLASFDTQASLSVAWPDTWSLGNFSAIWNAETTFRPLANSLILCGGATVVTMVAAVLCAYPMSRYRFRAKRPLLLTIIFSTGLPITAIMIPVYSLFVQVNLVDSMFGAILFLGASALPYAIFLTKGFMDGVPLEIEESAWTEGAGVFRALWSVVIPLMRSGLAVATIFTFVNMWGNFFVPFMLLLSPENLPAAVTLYTFSSQYGQVAYGQLAAFSIFYSLPVVALYLFLGRSLGQGFAAAGGVKG, from the coding sequence ATGAGCGCGACCACCGAGACGAGCCCCCAGGGCGCCGCGAACCCCGCGGCGCATCGGACCGCCCCTGCGCCCGTCGGGTCCCGGAGCGGAGGCCGTGAGCGCAGCTCCCGGATCGCCAGCACCGTCGTGATGCTCGTGATCGGGCTGGCGTTCCTGGTCCCGCTGCTGTGGGTCGTGCTGGCCTCCTTCGACACCCAGGCCTCGCTGTCCGTCGCCTGGCCCGACACCTGGAGCCTGGGCAACTTCTCCGCCATCTGGAACGCCGAGACCACATTCCGTCCGCTGGCGAACTCGCTCATCCTGTGCGGCGGCGCGACGGTGGTCACGATGGTCGCGGCCGTCCTGTGCGCGTATCCGATGTCCCGCTACCGCTTCCGGGCCAAGCGTCCGCTGCTGCTGACGATCATCTTCTCGACCGGCCTGCCGATCACCGCGATCATGATCCCCGTCTATTCGCTGTTCGTGCAGGTCAACCTCGTCGATTCGATGTTCGGGGCGATCCTGTTCCTCGGCGCCAGCGCTCTGCCGTACGCGATATTCCTGACCAAGGGATTCATGGACGGGGTGCCGCTGGAGATCGAGGAGTCCGCCTGGACGGAGGGAGCCGGCGTGTTCCGGGCCCTGTGGTCCGTGGTGATCCCGCTGATGCGTTCGGGTCTCGCCGTCGCGACGATCTTCACCTTCGTGAACATGTGGGGCAACTTCTTCGTCCCGTTCATGCTGCTGCTGAGCCCGGAGAACCTGCCCGCGGCGGTGACGCTGTACACCTTCTCCTCCCAGTACGGCCAGGTCGCCTACGGCCAGCTCGCCGCGTTCTCGATCTTCTACTCGCTCCCGGTGGTCGCGCTGTACCTGTTCCTGGGCCGCAGCCTGGGCCAGGGCTTCGCCGCGGCCGGGGGAGTGAAAGGCTGA
- a CDS encoding prephenate dehydrogenase, whose amino-acid sequence MTALVPSPVRIIGAGLIGGSLGMALGRAGAQVQVEDVSPGTTALAVELGVGAVPTAQDPDPALVIVAAPPDVTARLVADALHRWPGALVADVASVKEIVLEGVRRHAEAADLPRYLGAHPMAGREVSGVIAARGDLFQGRPFVVAPHEHTRPDAVSVLKGLATEIGSVPVVMRSDAHDLAVAHVSHAPQVMSSLLATSLLAPDEAALALAGQGLRDTTRIADSDPRLWVEILGANASAVSSVLEDVRARLEDVLAALGTMPGDPDPAVGSRRALAELISDGNRGVRRIPGKHGGATDAFATVTVLVPDRPGELARLLTEIGEIGVNLEDLRLEHELGREVGLAHVAVDAAREDLLTRSLTERGWTVADA is encoded by the coding sequence GTGACCGCGCTGGTCCCGTCCCCGGTGCGGATCATCGGTGCCGGGCTCATCGGCGGCTCGCTCGGGATGGCCCTGGGACGCGCCGGGGCCCAGGTCCAGGTCGAGGACGTCTCCCCGGGCACCACCGCGCTGGCCGTCGAGCTCGGCGTGGGGGCCGTGCCCACCGCGCAGGACCCCGACCCGGCGCTGGTGATCGTCGCGGCCCCGCCGGACGTGACCGCGCGACTGGTCGCCGACGCGCTGCACCGCTGGCCCGGGGCCCTGGTCGCCGACGTCGCCAGCGTCAAGGAGATCGTGCTCGAGGGAGTGCGCCGCCACGCGGAGGCGGCGGACCTCCCGCGCTACCTCGGAGCCCATCCCATGGCCGGGCGCGAGGTCTCCGGGGTGATCGCCGCGCGCGGCGACCTGTTCCAGGGTCGTCCCTTCGTGGTGGCCCCCCACGAGCACACCCGGCCCGACGCCGTCAGCGTGCTCAAGGGGCTGGCCACCGAGATCGGGTCGGTCCCGGTCGTGATGCGGTCGGACGCGCACGATCTCGCGGTCGCCCACGTCTCCCATGCACCTCAAGTGATGTCCAGCCTGCTGGCCACGAGCCTGCTCGCCCCGGACGAGGCGGCGCTGGCCCTGGCGGGGCAGGGGCTGCGCGACACCACACGCATCGCCGACTCCGATCCGCGCCTGTGGGTCGAGATCCTCGGGGCGAACGCCTCGGCGGTCTCGTCCGTCCTCGAGGACGTGCGCGCGCGGCTGGAGGACGTGCTCGCGGCCCTGGGGACCATGCCCGGCGATCCGGACCCGGCCGTGGGCTCCCGGCGCGCCCTGGCCGAGCTGATCTCCGACGGCAACCGCGGGGTGCGCCGCATCCCCGGCAAGCACGGCGGGGCCACGGACGCCTTCGCGACGGTGACCGTGCTGGTGCCGGACCGTCCCGGGGAGCTGGCGCGCCTGCTCACGGAGATCGGTGAGATCGGTGTCAACCTCGAGGACCTCCGCCTGGAGCACGAGCTGGGCCGTGAGGTCGGGCTCGCGCACGTCGCCGTGGACGCCGCCCGTGAGGACCTGCTCACGAGATCCCTCACGGAACGCGGCTGGACCGTCGCCGACGCCTGA
- the der gene encoding bifunctional cytidylate kinase/GTPase Der, with protein MHTSAPHDPSALATPGAGTGITIAIDGPAGSGKSTVSRLVAEALDGGFLDTGAMYRAVTWSCLETGTDLEDREAVAAVAESIDLDLGTDPAGATVAVGGTDITAEIRTERISQQVSIVATNTLVRAILQRRQREVLFSTADARGFCVAEGRDITTVVAPDAHVRVLLSASDEERMRRRAAELDLEDTEDTRARMADQVLRRDRDDSTVSEFLTAAEGVDAVDTTGLGVEDVVEQVLMLVAAAETAQEEALHGVAETPAPAPAPVQAAPGDAGAEGSTDGEIESALRAGLSDYELDDEDLALLEGDQGEDARPAVAQNLPVVAVVGRPNVGKSTLVNRILGRREAVVEDTPGVTRDRVFYQAEWAGKDFWLVDTGGWEDRVQGVAYRVAEQAEVAVSLADVVLFIVDANVGITTTDEQLLKVLRRADRPVVLVANKVDDQRGELEAAALWNLGLGEPHPVSALHGRGSGDLLDATLEAMPEEGRGSAVDRGPRRIALVGRPNVGKSSLLNRLAKERRVVVDEVGGTTRDPVDERISLGGKDWTFVDTAGIRRRVLQSQGADYYASLRTRAALDRAEVAVVLLEANEPISTQDLKIIDMVLESGRALVLAFNKWDLLDEERHAQLEREIERDLGHVAWAPRVNISAETGRHAERLVPALERSLESWDQRIPTGRLNAFLGTLVAAHPHPLRGGKQSRILFATQARTRPPRFVIFASGFLEHGYRRFIERRLREDFEFTGSPIVIGVRIREKRRR; from the coding sequence ATGCACACCAGCGCGCCGCACGACCCCTCCGCCCTCGCGACCCCCGGAGCCGGGACCGGCATCACCATCGCGATCGACGGCCCGGCCGGTTCGGGCAAGTCGACCGTCTCCCGGCTCGTCGCCGAGGCGCTGGACGGTGGCTTCCTCGACACCGGGGCGATGTACCGGGCGGTGACCTGGTCCTGCCTCGAGACGGGCACCGACCTGGAAGACCGTGAGGCCGTCGCGGCGGTGGCCGAGTCGATCGACCTCGACCTCGGCACCGATCCGGCCGGGGCGACCGTCGCCGTCGGTGGCACCGACATCACCGCCGAGATCCGCACCGAGCGGATCTCCCAGCAGGTCAGCATCGTGGCCACCAACACCCTGGTGCGCGCGATCCTGCAGCGCCGCCAGCGCGAGGTGCTGTTCTCCACGGCCGACGCCCGCGGCTTCTGCGTCGCCGAGGGCCGCGACATCACCACCGTCGTCGCCCCCGATGCCCACGTGCGGGTGCTGCTGAGCGCCTCCGACGAGGAGCGCATGCGCCGCCGCGCCGCCGAGCTGGACCTCGAGGACACCGAGGACACCCGGGCCCGGATGGCCGACCAGGTGCTGCGCCGAGATCGTGACGACTCCACCGTCTCCGAATTCCTCACCGCCGCCGAGGGCGTGGACGCGGTCGACACCACCGGACTCGGGGTCGAGGACGTCGTCGAACAGGTGCTGATGCTGGTCGCCGCCGCCGAGACCGCCCAGGAGGAGGCGCTGCACGGCGTCGCCGAGACACCCGCGCCAGCACCCGCTCCTGTGCAGGCCGCCCCCGGGGATGCCGGGGCCGAGGGATCCACCGACGGTGAGATCGAGTCGGCGCTGCGGGCCGGGCTCTCCGACTACGAGCTGGACGACGAGGACCTGGCGCTTCTCGAGGGAGACCAGGGCGAGGACGCCCGGCCGGCCGTGGCGCAGAACCTGCCCGTCGTCGCCGTCGTGGGCCGACCGAACGTCGGCAAGTCCACGCTGGTCAACCGCATCCTCGGCCGCCGCGAGGCAGTGGTCGAGGACACTCCGGGAGTCACCCGCGACCGCGTGTTCTATCAGGCCGAATGGGCGGGCAAGGACTTCTGGCTGGTCGACACCGGCGGCTGGGAGGACCGGGTCCAGGGCGTCGCCTACCGGGTCGCCGAGCAGGCGGAGGTCGCGGTCTCCCTGGCCGATGTCGTCCTGTTCATCGTCGATGCGAACGTCGGCATCACCACCACCGACGAGCAGCTGCTCAAGGTGCTGCGCCGCGCGGACCGCCCGGTGGTGCTGGTCGCCAACAAGGTCGACGACCAGCGCGGCGAGCTCGAGGCCGCCGCCCTGTGGAACCTGGGTCTGGGCGAGCCGCACCCCGTCTCGGCGCTGCACGGCCGGGGCTCCGGCGATCTGCTGGACGCGACGCTCGAGGCGATGCCCGAGGAGGGCCGGGGCTCCGCCGTCGACCGTGGTCCGCGCCGTATCGCCCTGGTGGGGCGGCCCAACGTCGGCAAGTCCTCCCTGCTGAACCGCCTCGCGAAGGAGCGCCGGGTCGTCGTGGACGAGGTCGGTGGCACCACCCGCGACCCGGTCGACGAGCGGATCTCCCTCGGCGGCAAGGACTGGACCTTCGTCGACACCGCGGGCATCCGTCGCCGCGTCCTGCAGTCCCAGGGCGCCGACTACTACGCCTCGCTGCGCACCCGCGCCGCGCTGGACCGGGCGGAGGTCGCCGTGGTGCTGCTGGAGGCGAACGAACCGATCTCGACCCAGGACCTCAAGATCATCGACATGGTGCTCGAATCGGGGCGGGCGCTGGTGCTGGCCTTCAACAAGTGGGACCTGCTCGACGAGGAGCGCCATGCGCAGCTCGAGCGGGAGATCGAACGGGACCTCGGCCATGTCGCCTGGGCTCCCCGGGTCAACATCTCCGCCGAGACCGGCCGCCACGCCGAACGGCTGGTCCCGGCCCTGGAGCGGTCGCTGGAGTCCTGGGACCAGCGCATCCCCACCGGCCGTCTCAACGCCTTCCTCGGCACGCTGGTCGCGGCGCACCCGCACCCGCTGCGCGGCGGCAAGCAGTCGCGGATCCTGTTCGCGACCCAGGCCCGTACCCGGCCGCCCCGATTCGTCATCTTCGCCAGCGGCTTCCTCGAGCACGGGTACCGCCGTTTCATCGAGCGCCGCTTGCGGGAGGACTTCGAGTTCACCGGTTCCCCGATCGTGATCGGCGTCCGGATCCGCGAGAAGCGTCGGCGCTGA